The sequence AATTTTGTTCGACTCAAAAGAGTGTAAAAAACTAGTACGTACTAAGCATGGGGATTCAAATGAGTGTCCATATCAAAAATACCATTCTGGCTACAATAAATTCTCCTCTAGAGTGCTGGGCACCGAGACCTTCTACTTGGAATCTCTAGGTATACATGATGAAAGCTTCTCTGATATAGTATTTGGATGCGATGAAGTACATGAAGGGGATTTTAAAGATGGTGTTCAAGGTGTTGTTGGCCTTGGACAAGGGCCATTTTCGTTGGTTTTTCAAGTGAGAAACAAAATTGGGAAGAATGCCAATAAATTCTCCTACTGCTTGTTTGAGAAATCATTAGATTTTCCTAGTAAGATTAAACTCGGATCAGTTTTAACTCTCTACaaccaagagaaaaaaaatatcaagttAAATTTTAGCCCTCTCCTACTCGTACCAGCTACCACCTCAACCTTAAAACCATTAGCGTTAACGATGAGAAAATGGAGATACCAAATTAAAAACATGATATGATAGTCGATTAGCCATTAGCCATTAGCCATTAGCCACACACTGAAGGAATACTTTTGAGATGATAGCGGCTGGGATGTGTAGTCCTTTTGTATTTTAAGAGCCCAATTGGATGATCCCATCGTCTTGTCTGGTCTGGATTCAGGGGCTCCATACATAATTTCTTAGAGTGTACGATTGCTCATATCTAATGGTGgataaaaaatcaaacaagttttaaaaatgtaaaaacaaaaatgtgttaTGACTTGGTACACCTCCCAAACAGGCTAAACtattggattcaaattataaACTCTATCATTTTAAATGAATTGTTGAGCTCCTAGATCCGTCCCTTCTAGGTGACTTAAAAAAGGGTTTTTTAAACTGAATTGGCCCGCCTCGACCCAACCAACTCGCATGGACTTGGATGATCGACcggaaaaacaaacagaaaatggACAGCTTGGAGCACCATGTTCGTGACGTTAGGGAATATATCGATCATGATCGAATACGGGACCGAATCTCGCTTTCAACACTTGGAGACTTCACTGCAGGCTATCTTGGGTTTCATGGAGCATTCCCAACACACTAGTCGCACTCCCGCGCGTCACGAAACTGTTGATGATAGTTCATCACATGCGTAGGACACCCGCGACGGCGAGGATGGGCTTTGATATTCTCATAGTCACCACCGTGTGCGTAGGGATTTCCCGAAGTCCTCCTGCGAAAATCCTTTGGTTTGGCTGAGTATTACCTCACAATACTTTAAATTCCAGAAGACTGAGTTAAAAGGAGACGCTAACTTGTGGTGGCAATGGATAGCGAAAGTGTACGAAGATGTAATATGAGGACCACAACGAGGCTCTTTCAGAATAAGTCTGAAAGACTATCTGCAAATCTGTTTCAAGAATGGCTGCAAGTTGCCCTCATCAGAGCTTTCACAGGAGCCATGAAATTTAGGTTTTTgcatgatttagggtttagggtttaacatTTATggttttagaatttagggtttaggatttatgggtttaggttttaAGTTCTAAAGTTTAGGATATCTCCATGACCTGAGACTTGTGGCGTGAAGACTTGAGAAGCAGCTGTTGACTCTGTTCTTTCAAGGGTCTATGGTATTCTTCATTGGGCCTATTGGATTATAACCTTCATATTACATATGGACTCACGGCCTTTTGGGCTCTCATCCTTATTGGGTCATTCTTCACGATTGGGCTACGTGATTGTTAATGACTTAATGTGTACGGTTAGATGCTTATCCTCACCTTATTAAGGATGGGCTTGTGTGCTTCCGAGCTGTGTATTATTGGCAGGGCAGCAACTGTGGCTTTCAAATTGCGGTATGTGGTGTTCTCGGTCCAGTTTACTTTTTTTACTGGACTTGGGGGAGTTGGGCTATGGCTCGGAGATGTGCAATCTTTTTGATAAGGGGAAAGAGGATGgaggaggctcgaactcgaaatctctatgagatatcacacacattattagtgtcatctgagctactcgtgattctcaTGTGTAATCTTTTAATATGTCCCCACATAaggttttttcttaatttttttttgtgttattaagtattttgggcatcat is a genomic window of Tripterygium wilfordii isolate XIE 37 chromosome 16, ASM1340144v1, whole genome shotgun sequence containing:
- the LOC119980661 gene encoding probable aspartic protease At2g35615 — translated: MNSFSFNLFHHNSKLSPFYDQSKTESKHSKEAFIHSLTRLNRFNSSKLIDAKYVESELTIDDYFMNIYISESNERLVIPSMSSGLTWIQCDSCSSNCESQHQSLYSPKLSNTYNEILFDSKECKKLVRTKHGDSNECPYQKYHSGYNKFSSRVLGTETFYLESLGIHDESFSDIVFGCDEVHEGDFKDGVQGVVGLGQGPFSLVFQVRNKIGKNANKFSYCLFEKSLDFPSKIKLGSVLTLYNQEKKNIKLNFSPLLLKMDSLEHHVRDVREYIDHDRIRDRISLSTLGDFTAGYLGFHGAFPTH